Proteins encoded within one genomic window of Hahella chejuensis KCTC 2396:
- the feoB gene encoding Fe(2+) transporter permease subunit FeoB encodes MYQSGPKQFFGESKSIMASPERNAEKYVIAVVGNPNCGKTTLFNALTGSKQRVGNWPGVTVERKSGRFSFQGVDFELIDLPGTYSLDVCEEDVSLDEQIARDFVAGREADLIINIVDASNLERNLYLTCQLLEMKTPLLTALNMMDVAEERGHAVAHDRLASLLDCPVVPIVAASGVGLPQLKAAILDAARRKHVSNANIAYPSPVAEALNALTPMLGAHSEGKCDPRWLATRMLEGDASALKLADATLRAKVEELQENVVQQLEDDIDICLADARYGFVNEVASASVKRNHEVQRSLSDKIDRVVLNRMLGIPIFLVAMYLMFMFTINIGGAFIDFFDQFTGALFVDGFGALLTSLGAPQWLRLLLADGMGGGVQVVATFIPVIGFLYLFLSALEDSGYMARAAFVMDRAMRAIGLPGKAFVPLIVGFGCNVPAVMATRTMERQRDRIMTIIMAPFMSCGARLSVYALFAAAFFPVGGQNVVFGLYIIGVAIAVLTGLVMKTTLLQGQATPFIMELPPYHIPTLKGVGIRTWERTRGFMFRAGRVIVPMVLVLNVLNSIGTDGSYGNENSNKSLLSEIGGVIAPAFGPMGLREDNWPAAVGIFTGVLAKEAVVGALDSLYSDMARLEAEAAGAEPEQDPEFNLLDSVAASFATIPANLGDALGSWSDPLGLDVESAAQEQAVDTGTFGAMAAKFDGAAGAFAYLLFILLYMPCAATLAAVYRETNLNWTLFIAGWTTGVAYVVATVFYQVATLSRQPAHALSVIAIMLATFVAVLAALRYAGDRQSPATAAPR; translated from the coding sequence ATGTATCAGTCCGGTCCCAAGCAGTTTTTTGGAGAGAGCAAGTCGATCATGGCCAGTCCCGAGCGCAACGCGGAAAAATACGTCATCGCAGTGGTGGGCAACCCCAACTGCGGCAAAACCACCTTATTCAACGCACTGACCGGCTCCAAACAGCGGGTGGGCAACTGGCCCGGCGTGACCGTAGAGCGCAAAAGCGGGCGTTTCTCGTTTCAAGGCGTAGACTTTGAGCTGATCGATCTGCCAGGCACTTATTCCCTCGACGTCTGTGAAGAAGACGTTTCCCTGGATGAGCAAATCGCCAGAGATTTCGTCGCCGGGCGCGAAGCGGACCTCATCATCAATATCGTCGACGCCTCCAACCTGGAGCGCAACCTTTACCTCACTTGCCAGTTGCTGGAAATGAAAACGCCGTTACTGACGGCGCTGAACATGATGGATGTGGCGGAGGAGCGCGGTCATGCGGTGGCTCACGACAGGCTGGCCAGTCTGTTGGACTGTCCCGTGGTTCCTATTGTGGCGGCATCCGGCGTCGGTCTGCCGCAGTTGAAGGCGGCGATTCTGGACGCTGCGCGCCGCAAACATGTCTCCAACGCCAACATCGCCTATCCCTCCCCTGTCGCCGAAGCGCTTAATGCCCTGACTCCCATGCTGGGCGCGCACAGCGAAGGCAAATGCGATCCGCGCTGGCTGGCGACGCGGATGCTGGAAGGCGACGCTTCGGCCTTGAAACTGGCTGACGCGACGCTGCGCGCCAAAGTGGAGGAACTGCAAGAAAACGTAGTGCAACAGCTGGAGGACGACATCGATATCTGTCTGGCGGACGCCCGCTATGGCTTCGTCAACGAGGTAGCGAGCGCCAGCGTCAAACGCAACCATGAAGTGCAACGCAGCCTATCCGACAAAATCGACCGCGTAGTCCTGAACCGCATGCTGGGCATTCCCATATTTCTCGTCGCCATGTACTTGATGTTCATGTTCACCATCAATATCGGCGGCGCCTTCATCGATTTCTTCGACCAATTTACCGGCGCGCTGTTCGTAGACGGATTCGGCGCGCTGTTAACCTCCCTCGGTGCGCCGCAATGGCTGCGTCTGCTGCTGGCTGACGGCATGGGCGGCGGCGTGCAAGTGGTGGCCACTTTCATTCCGGTGATCGGCTTTCTGTACCTGTTTCTGTCCGCGCTGGAGGATTCCGGCTACATGGCCCGCGCGGCTTTCGTCATGGATCGCGCCATGCGCGCCATCGGCCTGCCTGGCAAAGCTTTCGTCCCCTTGATCGTGGGCTTTGGCTGCAATGTGCCGGCGGTGATGGCCACCCGCACAATGGAAAGACAGCGGGACCGCATCATGACTATCATCATGGCGCCCTTTATGTCCTGCGGCGCGCGCCTGTCGGTGTACGCTTTGTTCGCCGCCGCGTTTTTCCCTGTCGGCGGCCAGAACGTAGTGTTCGGGCTCTACATTATTGGCGTCGCCATCGCCGTGCTCACCGGTCTGGTGATGAAAACCACCCTGCTGCAAGGTCAGGCCACGCCCTTCATTATGGAACTGCCGCCGTATCATATTCCCACGTTGAAAGGCGTTGGCATTCGCACCTGGGAGCGCACCCGCGGCTTCATGTTTCGCGCAGGCAGGGTGATCGTACCAATGGTGCTGGTGTTGAACGTGCTCAATTCCATAGGTACTGACGGCTCCTACGGCAATGAAAACAGCAATAAATCCCTGCTGAGCGAAATCGGCGGCGTCATCGCCCCCGCCTTCGGTCCCATGGGGCTCCGCGAGGATAACTGGCCCGCCGCGGTAGGCATTTTCACCGGCGTGTTGGCGAAAGAAGCAGTGGTCGGCGCTTTGGACTCCCTGTACAGCGACATGGCGCGCCTGGAGGCCGAAGCCGCGGGCGCAGAACCGGAACAGGACCCGGAATTTAATCTGCTGGACAGCGTGGCGGCGTCCTTCGCCACCATTCCCGCCAACCTCGGCGACGCACTGGGCTCCTGGAGCGATCCATTAGGTCTGGATGTGGAAAGCGCCGCCCAGGAACAAGCCGTGGACACGGGCACTTTCGGCGCCATGGCGGCGAAATTCGACGGCGCAGCAGGCGCTTTCGCTTACCTGCTATTCATCCTGTTGTACATGCCCTGCGCCGCCACGCTGGCCGCCGTCTATCGTGAAACCAACCTGAACTGGACGCTTTTCATCGCAGGCTGGACCACCGGCGTCGCCTACGTTGTCGCTACGGTGTTCTATCAGGTCGCCACGCTAAGCCGTCAGCCCGCACACGCCCTGTCCGTCATCGCCATTATGCTGGCGACGTTCGTCGCAGTCCTGGCGGCGCTGCGCTACGCCGGCGACAGGCAGAGCCCTGCCACGGCGGCGCCCCGATGA
- a CDS encoding FeoC-like transcriptional regulator translates to MILSEIRAYLQTHKRAALKDMACRFNTEPDALRGMLDKWIAKGRVEKLPQGTPCSGCTLCDPGDIEIYVWKEAICLPD, encoded by the coding sequence ATGATCCTGTCAGAAATACGCGCCTACCTGCAAACCCACAAGCGGGCGGCGCTCAAAGACATGGCCTGCCGTTTCAATACGGAGCCGGATGCATTACGAGGGATGCTTGATAAATGGATCGCCAAAGGCCGGGTGGAAAAGCTGCCGCAGGGTACGCCCTGCAGCGGCTGCACCCTATGCGATCCGGGAGACATAGAGATTTACGTGTGGAAGGAAGCTATTTGTCTGCCTGATTAA
- a CDS encoding fatty acid desaturase family protein, with translation MRHPSSRALTPEQLESFQNELDDLRQQVVDDLGQRDLEHIRGVINAVRYSELAGRVLLHVSFTPLGVVAGVACLSLSKILENMEVGHNVMHGQYDWTQDPALNSKRYEWDIVCAGDAWRHYHNYEHHTFTNILGKDRDFGYTITRLTAEQPWRPVYLLQPVYNVVQALTFEWGVALFGLELERAVSGKMSRQELVGRLKPFLRKAGRQLGKDYVLFPALAGVGAPKVLAGNLAANVIRNVWAYAIISCGHFTADTRVYTEEETRNESRGQWYLRQLHGSGNIEGGRRFYLLSGHLSHQIEHHLFPDIPAHRYPEIAPKVRAICDKYGQHYNTGPFLRQFGSVLKRIVKYALPIKDAKADALQSAPPSVQKTEAMVARRAQRDRKLALA, from the coding sequence ATGCGCCATCCTTCCAGTCGAGCATTAACGCCGGAACAGTTGGAATCTTTTCAGAATGAGCTGGACGACCTGCGACAGCAGGTGGTGGATGATCTGGGGCAGCGGGATCTGGAGCATATTCGGGGTGTGATAAACGCGGTCAGGTATTCAGAGTTAGCCGGCCGAGTGTTGTTGCACGTCAGTTTTACACCTCTGGGCGTGGTCGCAGGCGTGGCCTGTTTGTCTTTGTCCAAAATTCTGGAAAATATGGAAGTGGGCCACAATGTGATGCACGGTCAGTACGATTGGACCCAGGACCCGGCTCTGAACTCCAAGCGCTATGAGTGGGACATTGTATGCGCCGGAGACGCCTGGCGGCATTACCATAATTACGAGCATCACACGTTCACCAATATCCTCGGCAAAGATCGTGATTTCGGTTACACCATCACCCGATTGACTGCGGAGCAGCCCTGGCGGCCGGTTTACTTGCTGCAACCGGTATACAATGTGGTGCAGGCGCTGACTTTCGAATGGGGCGTGGCCTTATTCGGATTGGAGCTGGAGCGTGCGGTGTCCGGCAAAATGAGCAGACAGGAATTGGTTGGTCGGTTAAAGCCTTTTTTGCGTAAAGCAGGCAGGCAGCTCGGCAAAGATTATGTGTTGTTTCCCGCCTTGGCGGGCGTCGGCGCGCCCAAGGTGCTGGCGGGTAATCTGGCGGCCAATGTCATCCGCAATGTCTGGGCCTACGCCATTATTTCCTGCGGTCACTTCACGGCTGACACGCGGGTTTACACTGAGGAAGAAACCCGCAATGAGAGTCGGGGGCAGTGGTATCTGCGGCAGCTGCACGGCTCCGGCAATATAGAGGGAGGTCGTCGGTTTTACCTGTTGAGCGGCCACCTCAGTCATCAGATCGAACATCATCTGTTCCCGGATATTCCCGCGCATCGTTACCCGGAAATCGCCCCCAAGGTCAGAGCCATCTGCGACAAATACGGGCAACACTACAATACAGGACCTTTTCTGCGTCAGTTCGGCTCGGTGCTTAAACGCATCGTCAAATACGCGCTGCCGATAAAAGACGCCAAGGCTGATGCGCTACAATCAGCGCCGCCGTCCGTTCAGAAAACAGAGGCCATGGTGGCGCGCCGGGCGCAGCGCGACAGGAAACTTGCGCTAGCCTGA
- a CDS encoding ferredoxin reductase codes for MTWTLRLPPAAFAGGSLSDLTPAWLKRVVNAELTEFYVSHLSPLWSMRQVKARVVDIVDESAGCKSFILQPNGLWRGFRPGQFVTVTVEIEGVRQQRCYSLSSDWREPERLRITVKEKKDGRVSSWLLRNLRKQDVLLLSQAQGEFTAPQSLSEPLLLIAAGSGITPLRAMLYQLEEHPRNTVLIYYARSREELIFAEEIRKAAAQCAHLTVHICYTAAGHNQAEEGGRFHPDQLSRWVPDYRDRRTLVCGPEGLMQRVRRHWREEGGEARISFEDFTGAFQDVFDPGLIAPSQSATCQVDFQRSACVIEADGRQSLLDLAEAAGLHPPFGCRMGICHSCKARKRAGVVRNLVTGKASSAGSEEIQLCICIPITDVSLDV; via the coding sequence ATGACATGGACTCTCCGCCTCCCTCCCGCCGCCTTTGCTGGGGGCTCTCTATCTGACTTGACGCCCGCTTGGCTGAAACGCGTTGTGAACGCCGAGCTGACTGAGTTTTATGTCTCCCATTTGTCTCCTTTGTGGTCCATGCGTCAGGTCAAGGCGCGGGTCGTCGATATTGTCGATGAGAGCGCCGGCTGCAAGTCGTTTATCTTGCAACCCAATGGTCTGTGGCGGGGTTTCAGACCAGGTCAGTTCGTTACGGTCACTGTTGAAATAGAGGGTGTGCGTCAGCAGCGTTGCTACAGTTTGTCTTCGGATTGGCGTGAGCCGGAGCGGCTTCGCATCACCGTCAAAGAGAAGAAAGATGGGCGCGTGTCCTCCTGGCTGCTGCGGAATCTGCGCAAGCAGGATGTTTTGTTGCTGAGTCAGGCTCAGGGAGAGTTCACAGCGCCGCAGTCTCTGTCAGAGCCTCTGCTGCTGATCGCCGCAGGCAGCGGCATTACGCCGTTGCGCGCCATGCTGTATCAACTCGAAGAACACCCTCGAAACACCGTATTGATTTACTACGCCCGTAGCCGCGAAGAGCTGATCTTTGCGGAGGAAATTCGTAAAGCCGCTGCTCAGTGTGCGCATCTCACCGTGCATATCTGCTATACCGCAGCGGGTCACAACCAGGCGGAAGAGGGAGGACGCTTTCATCCAGACCAACTCTCCCGCTGGGTTCCGGACTATCGCGACCGGCGGACACTGGTCTGCGGCCCTGAGGGATTGATGCAGCGCGTGCGACGGCATTGGCGGGAAGAGGGGGGTGAGGCGCGCATTAGCTTCGAAGATTTCACCGGCGCCTTTCAGGACGTCTTCGACCCAGGACTCATTGCGCCGTCACAGTCGGCGACTTGCCAGGTGGACTTTCAACGCTCCGCCTGCGTCATTGAAGCAGATGGCCGGCAGAGCCTGCTGGATTTGGCTGAAGCCGCCGGGCTGCACCCGCCCTTTGGTTGCCGGATGGGAATTTGCCATAGCTGCAAAGCCAGAAAACGAGCGGGTGTGGTGCGTAATCTGGTGACAGGAAAAGCCTCCAGCGCCGGAAGTGAAGAAATCCAGTTGTGTATTTGCATCCCCATAACCGATGTCTCTCTTGATGTGTGA
- a CDS encoding ATP-grasp domain-containing protein — MRLLFPSHPLHSQQPDDSYLEEFTAFRQVGVSCSVVDIDALGNGLSGIRPAIGAGEPVLYRGWMLAPERYRQLTQLIEEAGGRPITSFGNYLRCHHLPGWYEACRSFTAETRFFSDDDELLHKVSCLGWESFFVKDFVKSNSTGQGSIARSPEEVVEIVSQIRAHRGGIEGGVALRRVEDYDEASEQRYFVLNGVAYSAYGETPALCREIAQYIDAPFYSIDLARRQDGVTRLVEIGDGQVSDRKSWPQDAFVKMLAQYA; from the coding sequence ATGAGACTTCTTTTCCCCTCCCATCCTCTTCACTCTCAGCAACCAGATGACTCCTACCTGGAAGAATTTACGGCGTTTCGTCAGGTTGGGGTGAGTTGTTCTGTTGTTGATATTGATGCGTTGGGCAACGGTCTGAGTGGTATACGTCCTGCAATAGGGGCGGGTGAGCCGGTGCTTTATCGGGGCTGGATGCTTGCTCCTGAGCGTTACCGTCAGTTGACTCAATTGATTGAAGAAGCTGGCGGGAGGCCGATAACGTCTTTTGGAAATTACCTGCGCTGTCATCATTTACCAGGCTGGTATGAAGCCTGTCGGTCCTTTACGGCGGAAACCCGATTCTTCTCGGACGACGATGAGCTGCTACACAAGGTCTCCTGTTTGGGCTGGGAAAGCTTTTTTGTAAAAGACTTCGTTAAATCCAACTCGACCGGGCAGGGTTCTATCGCACGCTCGCCGGAGGAAGTGGTTGAGATTGTGAGTCAGATCCGCGCTCATCGCGGCGGCATAGAAGGCGGCGTTGCGCTGCGTCGGGTGGAGGACTATGACGAGGCATCTGAGCAGAGGTACTTTGTCCTGAATGGCGTTGCTTATTCAGCTTATGGCGAGACGCCAGCCCTGTGTCGGGAAATAGCGCAATATATTGACGCGCCTTTCTACTCTATTGATCTGGCGCGTCGTCAGGATGGAGTCACTCGCTTGGTGGAGATTGGCGATGGCCAGGTATCGGACCGAAAGAGCTGGCCACAGGATGCTTTTGTGAAGATGTTGGCGCAATACGCATAA
- a CDS encoding phosphoribosyltransferase, with protein MEKTFISAQQLLDDSFKLGLKIYESGYRPNYIVGVWRGGAPVGIAVQELLDFLGVESDHIAIRTSSYTGIGERSRHVTVHGLNYMVKRVNAEDSVLIVDDVYDTGLSVQQVVTDLKAACRKNTPDIKIATPYFKPSNNKTDKVPDYFVHETDQWLVFPHELHGLTTEEILEHKPELAVIHDKLLKLREGENS; from the coding sequence GTGGAAAAGACTTTCATCAGCGCTCAACAGCTATTAGACGATTCCTTCAAACTGGGCCTGAAAATTTACGAGAGCGGCTATCGACCTAACTATATTGTCGGCGTGTGGCGCGGCGGCGCTCCGGTCGGCATCGCGGTGCAGGAGCTGCTTGATTTTCTGGGCGTGGAGTCCGACCACATCGCTATTCGCACCTCTTCCTACACTGGCATCGGCGAAAGAAGCCGCCATGTTACCGTTCACGGTTTGAACTACATGGTAAAGCGCGTCAATGCGGAAGACTCTGTTCTGATCGTGGATGATGTTTACGACACCGGCCTGAGCGTACAGCAGGTGGTGACGGATCTGAAAGCGGCCTGCCGTAAGAATACGCCAGACATCAAGATTGCGACGCCATACTTTAAGCCGTCCAACAACAAAACCGACAAAGTGCCTGACTACTTCGTACATGAGACGGACCAATGGTTGGTTTTCCCCCACGAATTGCACGGCCTGACCACGGAAGAAATTCTGGAGCACAAGCCAGAGCTGGCGGTTATTCACGACAAGCTGCTGAAGCTGCGTGAGGGCGAAAACTCCTGA